One genomic region from Bactrocera tryoni isolate S06 chromosome 3, CSIRO_BtryS06_freeze2, whole genome shotgun sequence encodes:
- the LOC120771902 gene encoding odorant receptor 7a-like: MQRFSDFIYGRVESDCETNKPFKVLLAFYGLIGIKAKPQGLLPTLHMVFFCIAYAYTPFLAIVGFLRYQKTATVTESLSALQAFINAIFAAAKSVAVLVNFKRFQSVEPIMKSLDERYKTPEERQHITDSVTDCTRLYAAMGFIYYLYGLISILTALIIHKQPFGGWYPFLDLISNPTVHFYSCLSFETWYLYFLLTAQYLHDVYPTLYMRTIRAHMQLLRERIGRLGVDPDKSDDENNKELIDCIATHQQILQVVDMVRSVCSPTIFMQFVCVALVHCVCMVNIFVFADTLNRVITIWYYLMVATQILPTCYEASTLEMESSKLPVAIFHCNWLALDKRGRKLILFFIHHAQKEVTFVAMHLFEINMRTYLSIAKFSFTLYTFANEMGFGQNIKELAESKGKK; the protein is encoded by the exons ATGCAGAGATTCAGCGATTTCATATACGGACGTGTCGAAAGCGATTGCGAAACAAATAAGCCATTCAAGGTCTTACTTGCCTTTTATGGTTTGATCGGTATAAAGGCGAAACCACAAGGCCTCTTACCTACATTGCACATGGTGTTCTTTTGCATTGCATACGCCTATACGCCATTCCTAGCTATAGTGGGCTTCTTGCGGTACCAAAAAACCGCAACTGTAACAGAGTCTCTATCGGCGTTGCAAGCGTTTATCAATGCTATATTTGCCGCAGCAAAGTCAGTAGCAGTTTTAGTTAACTTTAAGCGCTTTCAAAGCGTCGAGCCGATAATGAAAAGTTTGGATGAACGCTACAAAACGCCAGAGGAGCGTCAGCATATAACAGACAGTGTTACGGATTGCACGCGCTTATATGCCGCCATGGGATTCATTTATTACTTGTATGGCCTCATTTCTATTCTAACAGCGTTAATAATACATAAGCAACCATTTGGTGGCTGGTATCCATTTCTCGACTTGATTAGCAATCCAACGGTGCATTTCTATTCATGTTTGTCTTTCGAAACGTGGTATTTGTATTTCTTACTGACGGCGCAATACCTGCATGATGTGTACCCAACTTTATACATGCGAACAATACGCGCACACATGCAACTGCTAAGAGAACGTATTGGTCGACTAGGTGTGGACCCCGACAAAAGCGATGATGAGAATAACAAAGAATTAATCGACTGTATTGCTACGCATCAGCAAATATTACA GGTGGTGGATATGGTCCGCTCCGTTTGCTCACCAACCATTTTTATGCAATTCGTTTGTGTTGCTCTTGTACATTGTGTCTGTATGgttaatattttcgttttcgCCGATACGCTTAATCGGGTCATTACGATATGGTATTATCTTATGGTTGCAACGCAAATCTTACCCACTTGCTATGAGGCATCGACGCTTGAGATGGAAAGCTCTAAATTGCCCGTCGCAATATTTCACTGCAATTGGCTGGCTTTAGATAAACGTGGACGAAAGCTGATCCTCTTCTTTATACACCACGCTCAGAAGGAGGTTACCTTTGTTGCAATGCATTTGTTCGAAATCAATATGCGCACATATTTGTCA attgcaaaattttcatttacattgtACACATTTGCGAATGAGATGGGCTTTGGACAGAATATAAAGGAATTAGCAGAGTCAAAGGGGAAAAAATAA
- the LOC120771903 gene encoding uncharacterized protein LOC120771903, which yields MNMKRCQSALLHLPLLLSVLALNSALAASIYTLDDTAPVKPTEEPAKFVVITEDVIPDLANTTQKVIRVNPLDLPALTEDSSGSEDSSLYKIQSLLPANRNYVNSNRMRGKKTRPKDVKAATDSKFADSPIIRQLTEPKFRKPSRNQKKNLHFFYNQEALDGHKVSKTMNVRVAPGAYPVYYVVSKTNGRFGKYPIKGFRTPTEFLKYLAKSKVTPLEQTQRLES from the exons ATGAACATGAAACGCTGCCAAAGCGCGCTGCTG CACCTGCCGCTGTTACTCAGCGTTTTGGCGCTAAACTCCGCATTGGCCGCCTCCATTTACACGCTAGACGACACAGCGCCCGTCAAACCAACCGAAGAGCCCGCCAAATTTGTCGTCATCACCGAGGATGTCATACCCGATCTTGCGAATACAACTCAGAAAGTGATACGCGTTAATCCACTCGATTTGCCAGCTCTAACGGAAGATTCCAGCGGCAGCGAGGACTCATCATTGTATAAAATTCAAAGTTTACTGCCAGCAAATCGCAATTACGTGAACTCGAATCGCATGCGTGGCAAGAAGACGCGTCCTAAGGATGTCAAGGCCGCCACCGACAGCAAGTTTGCGGATTCGCCGATCATACGTCAGCTTACCGAACCGAAATTCCGTAAACCGAGTCGCAATCAAAAGAAGAATCTGCATTTTTTCTACAATCAAGAGGCCTTGGATGGCCATAAAGTGAGCAAAACTATGAATGTGCGTGTGGCACCTGGCGCTTACCCCGTTTACTATGTGGTTTCGAAAACGAATGGACGCTTTGGTAAGTATCCAATTAAGGGTTTTCGCACGCCAACcgaatttctgaaatatttggCCAAAAGCAAAGTGACGCCATTAGAGCAGACGCAGCGTTTGGAGAGTTGA